The following nucleotide sequence is from Psychroserpens sp. Hel_I_66.
GTTGAAATGGTAGAGAATTTTAAGAAGAAGTTCAAAAAGGAAATCTTTCACAAATTGATACGATATATGCTTACAAAACAAGTTCATTTTGGCGAAAGCAATCACGTCAATAATCTGACGAACATTTCATTCTACAACGCAATGCAAGGATATTACAAATCTAAGATTGCCGGCATTGAAAACGAATATGCCGATAAACGAAGTAAGCGTGAAGCACGTTTGAAAGAGCGCATCACAGTTCTTGAAAAGCAAATTCAGGAACTCAACGAGTAGCTTTTGTTGTTTGAAGAAGGGTCGGCATTCGTGCTGGCCCTTCTTCTTTTTTATGATAGTGTTTTAAAAGATGTATTTACAAGGAAGGGGTTATCAATCAATAGTTAGCGCAAAGGTAAACTCGTAAAATACACCCATCAAAAGACTACGGCATAAAGCCACTACTTCCGCCATCGCTTATTTATTCCGTTTCCTTTTGAGCTGAGATTTTATCTTCCGTTTGGGTACTGCTCAAATATTGTTTAATCAAAATATATCATTATGAAACGAGTATCTGAAAAACCTAAAATTTCGCTACAAGAAGCTGAAAAACATTATCAGTCGAGTAGTGAAAATTATGACATTGATAGTGGCGAAAGTCACTTGGCTTATTACAGGGATAAGCATCCCAGCTATTACCGAGTGTTATCAGAAAATGTTTAATCTAAATTCAAAAGCTATGTATTTACAAAATTTACAACAGGATGAAATTTTCGTATCATCCGAAATGAAATCCTTAAAAACTCTGACACAGATGGAATCCCGAAGAGGGCTTGAAAATGCCATAATCTCGAATGGCAAAATCGTAAATGTGGTATCGAACAGCTATGGCCACATTCCGAACCAACTGTTCTTCAAGAAAGCTGAAGAGATGCTGACCGATGCACAGCTGAACTTCTACAAACGCACCATTAATAAAAATGACAGGTCGTTCATTACCGACTTTATCATCGACGACAAAAGCCAGTTTACCGTTAAGAACGATAAGGATTTGATACTACCGATGCTTCGATTTAAAAACTCGTATGATGGAAGTGAAAAGACCTCTGGACACTTCGGGTTTTATAGAGAAGTGTGCTCAAATGGTCTGCACGTTTCACAGGCTGAAATCGAGTTTTCCATAAAGCACAGTAAGAACAATACGCACTTGATTATGCCAAGGTTGAACAATCTTTTCGATAAATTTCTGGACAATGAATTCTATACCATTACCAAGAAATTCGACAAGATGAAGGAATTTAAAATCATCGATACACAGGAATTTGTTAAGGCGATTCTTGACAGAACTAAACTGTTTCGGTATGAATGTAGCGATAAGAATAGCGACCCGTCGAAAAAATCTCGTGAGGTTATAGAAATCTTGAACTATGAAGCCTTGTTGCTCAATGAAGAACCAAATCTATGGTTGGGTTACAATGCCTTCAACTCGGTACTTCATAACGTTTTGAAGAAAAGCTTCGGACAACAAGAGCGGTTAGATAAAAAGCTGTTTGATGAAGTCTATGCTATGGCATAAATTAAATAAAGGTTTGTCCAGTACCTCAAACTGGATTTTGATTTATCATTCCCTAAGGTGTCACTAAATTTTACCATTAAAAAATGGGCTTTCAAGGGCATTCAAACTTATCCTGTAAGAAAAAAGTGTGTAAAGTGATCGGATGGATTTTTTTCTATTTAAATTTGATGATAATAAATTTACACGACCATAAAGTATATTTTGGAGAAATTATTTAAAACCACATATTTTAGTCAGTTTGAACCTGCCCTAATCAGCGAGATGATTGAGGTTGGGGAATTTAGTCAAATTTCTGAAGGTCAAGACTTAATTAGAGTTGGACAATTCATCCATTTTATACCATTGGTAATTCAAGGTAGTATTAAAATAATGCGTCCTGATGATGACGGAAATGAGTTATTGCTTTATCATTTAGAAGAAGGAGGAACCTGTGCGATGTCAATGAATTGTTGTTTGGGAAGCACAAAAAGTGAAATACACGCGATTGCAGAGACTGATGTCAAGATTCTTAAAGTACCAGTTGCCAAAATGGAAGAGTGGTCCAGTTCTTATAAAACCTGGAGACATTTTGTTTACAACAGTTACCATAACCGAATGATGGAAATGTTGGACAGTATAGACAATATTGCGTTTAATAATATGGATGAGCGATTGGAAAAATATCTTCAGGATAAAATGGAAATATTAAATAGCAAACACATATACTCAACTCACAAAGAGATTGCACAAGACCTGCATACCAGTCGTGTGGTAATTTCACGCCTGCTGAAGAAAATGGAAAATAGCAATAAGTTAAAATTGCACCGCAGTTTTATTGAAGTCCTGTAACAACAGTTACAGACTTTGAACATACCGACACGTACATTTGTTCCATAATTTTCTGAACAAATGGAAATCGTAGAAATTTTAGGTTACGTAGGTGCTCTTTTGATAGGACTTGTATTAGGGTTGATTGGTGGTGGTGGCTCAATTCTTACCGTTCCTATCTTGGTGTATGCACTTGCGCTTAACCCAGTAATTGCAACAGCATATTCATTATTTGTGGTGGGAGCAACATCTCTTATTGGCGCAATTAAAAATATGATGAAAGGGATGGTGGATTATAGAACGGCCATCATTTTTGCTGTCCCAGCTTTTATAGCTGTTTATCTTACTCGGGCATTCTTAATTCCTGCTATTCCTGAAGAACTTTTTAGTGTAAACAGTTTTATGGTCACGAAGAACCTGGCCATAATGCTCTTTTTTGCCATTATTATGTTGCTCGCATCTGTTTCAATGATTCGAAACAAGCGAAAAGAAATTGACGAGGAAGCTCAAATAACCTATAACTATCCTTTAATAATTATAGAAGGTTTGGTGGTGGGAACTATTACAGGTATAGTAGGTGCAGGCGGTGGCTTTTTAATTATACCTGCCTTAGTTCTCTTAGCAAAATTGCCAATGAAAAAAGCAGTTGCGACATCCCTTTTAATAATCGCGATTAAATCTCTCATTGGTTTTTTGGGCGATGTTCAGAATTTGAATATTGATTGGCCATTCCTTCTTATTTTTACAGCAATTTCAGTTGTGGGCATTTTTATTGGGATATGGCTCAATAAATTTATAGACGGAAAGAAACTCAAGAAAGCATTTGGATGGTTCGTTCTTGTAATGGGTATTTATATTATCTACAAAGAACTAACAATGTAAAATACAAGGATGGAAAAATACATTGACATAATAATAGAATCTTTTATTGGCTATTGGAACTACCTTGTTTATGAAATATCAAACCCCTCTTGGACCAACTATTTCTATTGGCTTATTGGGCTTTCTTTGATGGTTTTCACTTTGGAAATCATTATTCCCTGGCGAAAAAAACAACCTATTTTTAGAAAAGGATTTTGGCTGGATGCTTTCTATATACTGTTTAACTTTTTCCTATTTTCTCTTTTAGGTTACAACGCCTTATCAAATGTAGGAGTCGCCCTATTCGATGATTTTCTTAGTAGTTTTGGTATAAACAATATAGTGGCTATTGAAGTTCAATCGCTACCAGAATGGTCGCAATTGTTGATTATGTTTTTAATTGCAGATTTTGTCCAATGGAACGTGCATAGGTTGTTGCACCGCGTATCTTGGTTATGGAAATTTCATAAAGTACACCACAGCGTTAAAGAAATGGGCTTTGCGGCACAGTTTCGGTTTCATTTTTTGGAAACTATAGTATATAAAACTATACAGTATATCCCATTGGCAATGATTGGTTTTGGCATACAAGAATTTTTTATTGTTCATATGTTTGCCGTTTTTGTTGGGCATCTCAATCACGCCAATTTAGGCTGGAGCTATGGTTATTTAGGCTATATATTTAATAACCCAAGAATGCACATTTGGCATCACGCTAAAGAGTTCCCCAAACAATTTAAATACGGGATGAACTTTGGTCTCACACTTAGTATATGGGATTATTTATTTGGTACTGCCCACGTACCTAAAAGTGGCCGTAATTTGGAAATTGGTTTTCAAGGCGATGAAAGTTTTCCGAAAACTTTTTGGCAACAACTTATATATCCATTTCAGAAAGAGAATAAATAAGGAAAAACACAATACCCAAAATACTTTGAGGGCATCATTAGTAACTGATATTAATTGTAATCTTGTTTTAGGGTAAATGTTAATCTTTTTTTAAAACATTAACTTGTGTATCAAAGGTTACCACTATTGGTTGAGATTCCAATTATTTTTGAAATGAACGAAAAAATTTAATCATAAAATTATGGATATAAAACAATTTGAATACAAACCATTGGCGCATTATTCCTATGCGATTATAAGCGAAGGCAAAATGGCCGTTATTGACCCAGAGCGTGACCCGATGCAATACTACGATTTCGCAAAAGCCAACAATGCTAAAATCGTTGCAGTTATTGAAACACATCCCCACGCAGATTTTGTAAGTTCCCATTTACAGATTCATAAAGAAACTGGTGCAACAATTTATAACAGTGAAAAAACCGGTGCAGAATACCCACACACCGCTTTTGATGAAGGCGGCACCTTAAAAATTGGTAATGTTGTACTAACGGCAATCAATACACCAGGCCACTCGCCAGATAGTATAACGGTAGTTGCAACCCAAAATGATAAAACAGTACTTTTTACGGGCGATACGCTATTTATAGGCGATGTTGGTCGTCCAGACTTACGCGAAAAGGCAGGAAATATGCAAGCTAAACGAGAAGAACTGGCTGAAATGATGTATGATACCATACAGAATAAGTTCAATGGTTTACCAGATGATGCCATTGTTTATCCCGCTCACGGTGCTGGTTCCCTTTGTGGAAAAAGTATGAGCGATGACAACAGCAGTACTTTAGGTAACGAACGAATGGGCAATTGGGCTTTTAAAGAACAATCGAAAGAAGAATTCATAGAGAAACTTTTGGATAGTCAACCATTCATACCTTCATATTTTGGTTATGATGTGGATACAAATAAAGATGGAGCAGAGAATGTTCAACCATCCATAGATAGAATCCCATTTAAGGAAAATGCTACAGCCCAAGGCCTGATTGTTGACGTACGC
It contains:
- a CDS encoding DUF932 domain-containing protein, encoding MYLQNLQQDEIFVSSEMKSLKTLTQMESRRGLENAIISNGKIVNVVSNSYGHIPNQLFFKKAEEMLTDAQLNFYKRTINKNDRSFITDFIIDDKSQFTVKNDKDLILPMLRFKNSYDGSEKTSGHFGFYREVCSNGLHVSQAEIEFSIKHSKNNTHLIMPRLNNLFDKFLDNEFYTITKKFDKMKEFKIIDTQEFVKAILDRTKLFRYECSDKNSDPSKKSREVIEILNYEALLLNEEPNLWLGYNAFNSVLHNVLKKSFGQQERLDKKLFDEVYAMA
- a CDS encoding Crp/Fnr family transcriptional regulator, producing MIEVGEFSQISEGQDLIRVGQFIHFIPLVIQGSIKIMRPDDDGNELLLYHLEEGGTCAMSMNCCLGSTKSEIHAIAETDVKILKVPVAKMEEWSSSYKTWRHFVYNSYHNRMMEMLDSIDNIAFNNMDERLEKYLQDKMEILNSKHIYSTHKEIAQDLHTSRVVISRLLKKMENSNKLKLHRSFIEVL
- a CDS encoding sulfite exporter TauE/SafE family protein, whose translation is MEIVEILGYVGALLIGLVLGLIGGGGSILTVPILVYALALNPVIATAYSLFVVGATSLIGAIKNMMKGMVDYRTAIIFAVPAFIAVYLTRAFLIPAIPEELFSVNSFMVTKNLAIMLFFAIIMLLASVSMIRNKRKEIDEEAQITYNYPLIIIEGLVVGTITGIVGAGGGFLIIPALVLLAKLPMKKAVATSLLIIAIKSLIGFLGDVQNLNIDWPFLLIFTAISVVGIFIGIWLNKFIDGKKLKKAFGWFVLVMGIYIIYKELTM
- a CDS encoding sterol desaturase family protein; translated protein: MEKYIDIIIESFIGYWNYLVYEISNPSWTNYFYWLIGLSLMVFTLEIIIPWRKKQPIFRKGFWLDAFYILFNFFLFSLLGYNALSNVGVALFDDFLSSFGINNIVAIEVQSLPEWSQLLIMFLIADFVQWNVHRLLHRVSWLWKFHKVHHSVKEMGFAAQFRFHFLETIVYKTIQYIPLAMIGFGIQEFFIVHMFAVFVGHLNHANLGWSYGYLGYIFNNPRMHIWHHAKEFPKQFKYGMNFGLTLSIWDYLFGTAHVPKSGRNLEIGFQGDESFPKTFWQQLIYPFQKENK
- a CDS encoding MBL fold metallo-hydrolase, whose product is MDIKQFEYKPLAHYSYAIISEGKMAVIDPERDPMQYYDFAKANNAKIVAVIETHPHADFVSSHLQIHKETGATIYNSEKTGAEYPHTAFDEGGTLKIGNVVLTAINTPGHSPDSITVVATQNDKTVLFTGDTLFIGDVGRPDLREKAGNMQAKREELAEMMYDTIQNKFNGLPDDAIVYPAHGAGSLCGKSMSDDNSSTLGNERMGNWAFKEQSKEEFIEKLLDSQPFIPSYFGYDVDTNKDGAENVQPSIDRIPFKENATAQGLIVDVRDEEIFKKGHLEGSFNIQAVSDNAKFETWLGAIVEPEEEFTLVIDSKEDKEKLLHRVAKIGYEKQLKQVITLTDKNLVPTEVLDLKDFKSNPDNYTIIDIRNKSEVEEGKYFDSALAHPLNELRDTAEDIPTDKPIVVHCAGGYRSAAGSSILQKKLNDVTVYDLSDDIKEFK